The DNA region AGGTGGATGGATAAAAGTGGAAGCCCCCTTACTTTCAACTTCGGTGGCCCTTGCTAATGTAATTATGCTGGTCACAGTGACGGTGTGTTGAACCACTGAGCGGGTGCCACCTCATCGCTGTGAGATCATGAAGGTGAGTTGGATTTTGCGTGTTTCGTTCGTGTGTATTATTGGATATTATCGTACTAGTctgcaacaaattttaagttacAAAGATATTATCTGTTTTAATCTCACACAAGAGCAACTGCATCCGtcattacacattttttatctattttatattaaaaaatttactttttttattttgcacaCTTATGTTTATAAAATactcacatcagtttatctattctacatatttattcaataaaacatttatttttttacaattttttattatttcctcacTCACTCCCCTCTCTCAGACCCAACACTaccaaaaaatactaaaatataaaatgcatgagcatatataCACCATTACTGCAACACTTGTgtatttatgcacaattttacactcattgatgtgggtgttttttttgtcaaaatgtgtaaaatgaagtgttttttgtattttgcaaccactaatgtggttgctctaagttacattattttttaaccTACAAACGGtaatttattacataaaatttattataaaatagtttttttttttcagctatAACATAGTTGTTAAAATGTTTCACTCATTCTGTAAAAATAAAGTTTGCCAATGagtataattttgaaaaataaaatgagtatatcataaagaataaaaataaatggaattaaatagaatgtatttaagtaattttttttttgttcttttaataagagtaatcttttttttctttttgatgatatttttttggatgttttaaaataaaagtgtaatgtaaataatcttactTGGgagtaatataataataataataataataaattgaatggaatcattttataacaacattactattatacatattttaaaataaatgactaAATATAAaggtattttgaaattttagttaaaatttcataaaactttattatatttcttttaattcctcccaattttcattcaaattcatttgtttttattgatgagTTTTATTCATTTGTCTGTTATTGATGAGTTTGTTTACAATCTAGTGTGGCTTTGAACTTTCATGATGCTATTTACAAATAGTGTGCTGCAAAATTATAATAGAAAGTTTTACTTTTTCTACCCTATGCTCTTTGCTTGATTAGTGGGAatatgttcatgtaataatggTCACCCTATCACAATGATGATTCTGTACCCACATTTATGTATAAAACACATTGAGAATTTATTTCTCGTGTTGAATGAAAGTGGTTTAGTATAAAGTTTTTAAATAGTACACTTGGgaattctaaaattaaattttactaattaaactaaaataagATCTGCATTGTGAAATTTGGGGCTATATCAGTCTTGCTAAACCTCCTTCAATGCCAAAAATGAAGAGCTGATTGTGCTCACATTAGCAGCCAAGTTGATCGTCTCTTCTTGCATAGTGTTTAATGCAAAAGATTGCTCCGTACGAACTCCTGCATCTCCTTGTTGAAGATGTGATCGTTTGGTCTCTTAGcccaaatgaaaattgaaactctttTACAACACAAAATCTCTTAAGTATCTCTTAAGTAGACCTATTATGAGGTTGACTATCATTTAGACCAAATTGAATTCCTAGGCACAATGgaatgaaaatatgaaaattcTATCAATCTTTGGTGTTTCACTTTATATTATATTGATTATAATATGTCATATGAcaaatttttctcttttgataCATACGaatacaataatattttaaatctaTGACGTCTGCTCCTTTGATACATACGaatacaataatattttaaatctaTGACGTCTGCTCCAtaataattactctttattattaagctaaatcattaattgatttttggtataaGTGAGAATTGATCATCGTATCTCTTATTCAATGACAAGAAAATTTACTACTAaaaattacttttcttttttaacctttggttattttaaaagtatatatatatatatatatgacaagaTCAGACTAATAACATTAAAAGTTGTCTTAAAATGGgacaaatgattttttattcgGCACAATATTATCACTTGGATAGCCCTCCATTACGAGCTTCTTGCAGCGAATCGAATTAGTAGATTTTATTCCATCACCATGTCTCTTATGGCCTATGAATGCTTGACGATGGAAGTGCCCAATATCCCTATTTTTAGAGCAGCTATGATCATCCAGCAACCAACCTTTATAGCCGAATACCCCTATTTTTAGAAAAacctttaataaaaagagagacaaaaacCTTGTACTCGGGAAGTATACAACCTCGCaaagataattaaaattaaaattacgaAAAAGTAATCTTTATTAAAGGTCCCGGTTACCACTGCCACAATAATGCTATGGCATACAATCTTGCCACAGTCCCTTGGCCGTTCAAAGGAATAAAAAGAACATCTCACTTGGCCAGGGGTTTAGATTGTATAAACCAGTCTATGGATTAACACTAAACACAGTGTTGCTTACTATTGCCCATCGATTTAATGGTAATAGTGCAAGTTAGAAATATAAAACTATCGATACCTGAGAcctaaaaagattaaaaagtaCTAAAATAAGGACTGCCAATGCTAATTCTGATCCACTCTTATTGGCAATTATTGAACACTAAACACAATGTCGCTCACTATTGCCCATCAAATTAATGGTAATAGTATAAgctagaaatataaaataactaaaaaaattaaaaagaaaaacaaggaaTGCAAATGCTACTTCTGATTCACAATTATAGGCAAATTGATGAATACATCTTTGGCCTATTCGGCACTTTAAAACTGTTTCAATGTCAccaaaaaaattggaaagaaaatcaAGTAAAACAAAACGTAACCATTGGACAAATTCAGTATTGGGGAAGGCAAAAGAATAGCCTGATCTACAATACAATATAGGGTTCAGAAGAGCAAACAACTGAAATTGATATGTACCCCATAATCCAGCATATTAGTGTGTATAATTTCACACTAAATAGTATACCCAATAAAGCCACAGATAACAATTCAGGAAGttttaaatgtaaaaaacaCCAAGCCGAATTACCTTTCactcaaaaagaaagagaaaatttaaataaacaccAAGCCATTAGCATAGATTAAAGCAAGTTCTAAGTTCCACGACCTATAAACATTGAACCAGATAGTTGGAAATATCTCCATTGCATAGCTCACACTTCAAATTCAATTAGTGCGGCTTCTAATAACATCAACACCCATCTCAGTAGGATCAGTAGCTTGCAACTCCACCTGAATACCATCCAACTCTCTCTTAAACCTATCCTTTGAGCTCGCATAAATCATCTTGCTTCTCACCTTTGAAACATCAGGGGACCTTCATACATAATATAATAGATCAGTAAAAGCACAAACCATAACAAACAATAATACAGGAGAACAGAACAAGAACATGGTAAACTCAGAAACACTAAAGAATACCAGGCGATGAAAACAATCCTGCTCCTTGGGACATTCTCCTCTGTCATAAAATCAAAGTCATACACAGCATAACGGCACTCATTGGCAGGGAGGCTTGCAGAGAAAACCTCATAACTATCAGTTGGCTCACCAAGCTTCTCAACAATAACCTGCTTTTGCTTCTCCTCAATCTTGAAAACAATAAAGCGGTACGTTCTTTTTGTCTTCAGTTCTAAAAACTTAAGCTTGCAATCATCATGTACAGCCATCCCAGATGCTGCGTTCGCCTGCCATGTTGGATAAAATAGTTGCAAGTATCAAATACCAACTATTTGAAAAATCAACATTTCCATATTTAACACAGACACACACTATCCTCTTCACAAGCGTGcagaggcttttttttttttttttaatgaaatataaagaTAACTCTAAATCTTTAACATAGAACCTTGTGACAtattgccaagagccttgtagctcaattgtagggttattaataaaaacacaagatcctagtttctttcttctccttcttaACATTCACAGCATTTGTCATAATAACTAAGCAAATTAAAATACTCTAAATTATTTCCCGATGGCTTTAATAATGTTCAtagtttttcttaatttttaactAAGCAAACTAGATCACAAGCACATATTACTTTGGCATAAAACCAAACCACAATCAAGTGAACAAACCAGAAGTTCTCAAAGCTTTAAATCACGGCagtaaaaaactaaaacagAGTTCGGAAAATTTCATGTCCCAGAGCATTTCATTAAGCAAAACATAGAAGACAACCCCCCACACACAAAGCTAGTCACAGGATACGCAACAATATGAAACACATAACACATATGTACATACAGATCAAACGGATTCAAAATCCAAACTTCCAAAGCAACTCAACAGATCAAATTAGCAGCGAAGACCAAACGGTTCAAcgcaacaattaaaaaaaaaaaagttgatcaAATCAGAATCAAGCAGATCAGTAACCGAACAAAAGTTATAAACCCTAGTTGAATTTCTAGTCCACCGAAAATCCATAGAGATTCTACACAAATCAACCAACAATTTTACAGATCCGAacaccaaaagagaaaaaaaagagagtgcgAAGTAGTGGAAGCACTCaccattgtttttgtttagagAAAATATCGgaggagaaaagagagaaaactgagagagaagagaaaatctAGGGCtccaagagagagaagagagacgAAAAAGATGGATGGATGGATAGGAAATGTGGAAATGGAATGGAagccctttctttctttcttttcttttcttttctttctttttagtttggTGGCTCTTGCTAATGTAACGGTGATGGTCACGGGGACGGTTTTTTAAACCATTGAACGAG from Castanea sativa cultivar Marrone di Chiusa Pesio chromosome 6, ASM4071231v1 includes:
- the LOC142641788 gene encoding actin-depolymerizing factor 2-like → MANAASGMAVHDDCKLKFLELKTKRTYRFIVFKIEEKQKQVIVEKLGEPTDSYEVFSASLPANECRYAVYDFDFMTEENVPRSRIVFIAWSPDVSKVRSKMIYASSKDRFKRELDGIQVELQATDPTEMGVDVIRSRTN